A region from the Actinoplanes sp. OR16 genome encodes:
- a CDS encoding amino acid ABC transporter permease, translated as MTFYPVRRPRAWGQIIQAAVVVAAVPVVIIPFVNSGVFDLATVGEYLFGPAILTAVWGTLSLATLSTALALVLGTGVALLRISANPVLRAAAGFYVFVFRGTPMLVQLLIWFYAVPRIIGHVGLYIPGIDLVLIEYQPASNFFTPFVAGLFALTLAEAGYMAEVVRSGIQGVDGGQRDAARALGVPSGKIMRQIVLVQAFRIVLPAIANQYILMIKNTSLAYAIGYSEILLSVSRVYYTNFKYLELLLVAAFWYLLLTAVITVGQHFIERRFPPR; from the coding sequence GTGACCTTCTACCCGGTACGGCGGCCGCGCGCCTGGGGCCAGATCATCCAGGCGGCGGTCGTCGTGGCGGCCGTCCCGGTCGTCATCATCCCGTTCGTCAACTCCGGAGTCTTCGATCTCGCCACCGTCGGCGAGTACCTGTTCGGCCCCGCCATCCTCACCGCGGTCTGGGGCACCCTCTCGCTCGCCACCCTCAGCACCGCCCTCGCGCTGGTGCTCGGCACCGGCGTCGCCCTGCTGCGGATCAGCGCCAACCCGGTGCTGCGGGCCGCCGCCGGTTTCTACGTCTTCGTCTTCCGCGGCACGCCGATGCTGGTGCAGCTGCTGATCTGGTTCTACGCCGTCCCGCGGATCATCGGGCACGTCGGCCTCTACATCCCCGGCATCGATCTGGTGCTGATCGAGTACCAGCCGGCCAGCAACTTCTTCACCCCGTTCGTGGCCGGCCTGTTCGCGCTCACGCTCGCCGAGGCCGGATACATGGCCGAGGTGGTCCGCTCGGGCATCCAGGGCGTCGACGGCGGTCAGCGCGACGCCGCCCGGGCCCTCGGCGTGCCGTCCGGCAAGATCATGCGGCAGATCGTGCTGGTCCAGGCGTTCCGGATCGTGCTGCCGGCGATCGCCAACCAGTACATCCTCATGATCAAGAACACCTCGCTGGCGTACGCGATCGGGTACTCCGAGATCCTGCTGTCGGTCAGCCGCGTCTACTACACCAACTTCAAGTACCTCGAACTGCTGCTCGTCGCGGCCTTCTGGTACCTGCTGCTGACCGCCGTGATCACCGTGGGGCAGCACTTCATCGAGCGGAGGTTCCCCCCGAGATGA
- a CDS encoding amino acid ABC transporter ATP-binding protein, with translation MIKLSARSVVKSYGPVSVLKDVTVEVGDGEIVALIGPSGAGKSTFLRCVNNLEAVDSGHIAVDGELVGYRDRGGFLEPLPDKEASRRRARIGFVFQHFHLFRHMSACDNVAYGPREVLGLSKAEARSKALALLDRMGLSGREHHYPKELSGGQQQRVAIARALAMEPSIILLDEPTSALDPELRVEVANVIRELARSHCTMLIATHDIPLVEDIADRVVFMVDGRIVEEGPAAELLHDPEHDRTRAFLARMTG, from the coding sequence ATGATCAAGCTGTCAGCGCGCAGCGTCGTCAAGAGTTACGGTCCGGTGTCGGTGCTCAAGGACGTCACCGTCGAGGTGGGCGACGGCGAGATCGTGGCGTTGATCGGTCCGTCCGGTGCGGGGAAGTCGACGTTCCTCCGATGTGTGAACAACTTGGAGGCGGTCGACTCCGGACATATCGCGGTGGACGGCGAGCTGGTGGGCTATCGCGATCGTGGAGGATTTCTGGAGCCGTTGCCGGACAAGGAGGCCAGCCGGCGGCGGGCTCGGATCGGCTTCGTGTTCCAGCATTTTCACTTATTTCGTCATATGTCCGCTTGTGACAACGTGGCCTATGGACCGCGGGAGGTTCTCGGGCTCTCCAAGGCCGAGGCCCGGTCGAAGGCGCTCGCCCTGCTCGACCGGATGGGACTGAGCGGCCGGGAGCACCACTATCCGAAGGAGCTGTCCGGCGGCCAGCAGCAACGGGTCGCCATCGCCCGCGCCCTGGCCATGGAGCCCAGCATCATCCTGCTCGACGAGCCGACCAGCGCCCTCGACCCCGAGCTCCGCGTCGAGGTGGCGAACGTGATCCGCGAACTGGCCCGCTCCCACTGCACCATGCTGATCGCCACCCACGACATCCCCCTGGTCGAGGACATCGCCGACCGCGTGGTCTTCATGGTCGACGGCCGCATCGTCGAAGAGGGCCCGGCTGCCGAACTCCTGCACGACCCGGAGCACGACCGCACCCGGGCCTTCCTGGCCCGGATGACCGGGTGA
- a CDS encoding DMT family transporter: protein MNAFLYTVLTTGWGASFFFTVIALRAFTPLQVVTLRMALAALVLTSVLALRRSRTSPGRPVMPRRQEAVHLLVLGSFNIALPFLLLTAAQRHVPSSLTVVLSATTPVFVFLLATLLRTEQFSAVRLLGVALSFTGVTVLAGLPGGGSPASWQWPLVVVLSSALYAAGNVYTRRHLSALDPLVIAWGQITAGACYLLPALLVAADPWPSSPELLPLPAVLELGVFASAFCYLLFFHFILSWGSTATSFNTYLQPIVGIALGVLVLNEPITTGQGLALTLILIGLTTFAAATLKPRPLPRYAESPPPTTPADPTRTRRPPPKAKPSRDRR, encoded by the coding sequence GTGAACGCATTCCTCTACACGGTCCTGACGACAGGCTGGGGCGCCAGCTTCTTCTTCACGGTGATAGCCCTGCGCGCGTTCACACCCCTGCAGGTGGTGACCCTGCGTATGGCGCTGGCCGCCCTGGTCCTGACATCGGTGCTGGCGCTGCGCCGCTCTCGTACCTCTCCCGGGCGGCCGGTCATGCCTCGCCGCCAGGAGGCCGTTCACCTGCTCGTCCTCGGCTCGTTCAACATCGCGCTGCCGTTCCTGCTCCTGACGGCAGCCCAGCGCCACGTCCCGTCCTCACTGACCGTGGTCCTGTCCGCGACCACGCCCGTCTTCGTCTTCCTCCTGGCCACCCTGCTGAGAACCGAACAGTTCAGCGCCGTCCGCCTCCTGGGAGTGGCCCTCTCCTTCACCGGCGTGACCGTCCTGGCCGGCCTCCCCGGCGGCGGCTCGCCGGCCTCCTGGCAGTGGCCACTCGTGGTAGTCCTGAGCTCAGCCCTCTACGCCGCCGGCAACGTCTACACCCGCCGCCACCTGTCCGCCCTCGACCCACTCGTGATCGCCTGGGGCCAGATCACGGCCGGCGCCTGCTACCTCCTGCCCGCACTCCTGGTAGCCGCCGACCCCTGGCCCAGCAGCCCAGAACTCCTGCCTCTACCAGCAGTCCTGGAACTGGGCGTCTTCGCCTCCGCCTTCTGCTACCTGCTCTTCTTCCACTTCATCCTGTCGTGGGGCTCCACCGCCACGTCCTTCAACACCTACCTGCAGCCGATAGTCGGCATAGCCCTGGGCGTCCTGGTCCTCAACGAGCCGATAACCACCGGTCAAGGCCTGGCACTGACCCTGATCCTGATAGGCCTGACCACGTTCGCGGCAGCAACCCTCAAACCCAGACCCCTTCCCCGGTACGCCGAAAGCCCCCCACCCACGACCCCCGCAGACCCGACCCGCACCCGCCGACCCCCGCCGAAGGCCAAACCGAGCCGTGATCGCCGGTAG
- a CDS encoding amidase → MTTTNLPAEQTGQSVKAVNRRAFLLQTAAITAAAAAGAAAFPAAASASTWSGKTPKFGSDAYVKPRPEAIADPTELTVAEAAWMIKNGKLKPVVLVEAYLARITAYDSVYQAFNTVLGEEALAAAKAIAKKKPASPLHGIPLAIKDNYWTKGVRTTANSYLFQDFVPPYDATPVARLKAAGAIVLGKTQMGPLATTRATSPDGRITTVNAWTPGNVATDPGGSSTGTATSVASRMAASGTGTQTGGSITAPSNAQNLTGLKPTMGRVSLAGIIPLSYTRDHPGPLARDAKDAAIMLTAMAGEDSADPRTQGLPPLPDLIAAATPVFSKGKCRARRRTRIGVLPGYASTTTRQAFLAKLDGIDGFELVDVPFPDQWDLLTGNEFNNVRLPERSEPFMPYLRSDLRGFGVSVTGWLQGALLGANEFITGQRAKLLLLERVLDQVFEKCDVVVQTSPVPFDILGLPEIGFPIGFSAAGVPVGTILGGAPYEEDTLLSVVAAYQAVTDWHWKRPADPVVPAAAARALKTTADRGRLTADDVVDQMQ, encoded by the coding sequence ATGACCACCACGAACCTGCCGGCCGAGCAGACCGGCCAGTCGGTGAAGGCCGTCAACCGGCGCGCCTTCCTCCTGCAGACCGCCGCCATCACCGCCGCGGCCGCTGCCGGCGCCGCGGCCTTCCCGGCGGCCGCCTCTGCCTCCACCTGGTCCGGCAAGACGCCGAAATTCGGCAGTGACGCCTACGTCAAACCTCGCCCGGAGGCGATCGCGGACCCGACCGAGCTGACCGTCGCCGAAGCCGCCTGGATGATCAAGAACGGGAAGTTGAAGCCGGTCGTCCTGGTCGAGGCCTACCTCGCGCGGATCACCGCCTACGACTCGGTCTACCAGGCATTCAACACGGTGCTCGGCGAGGAGGCGCTCGCGGCCGCCAAGGCGATCGCCAAGAAGAAGCCGGCGAGCCCGCTGCACGGCATCCCCCTCGCGATCAAGGACAACTACTGGACGAAGGGAGTGCGCACCACCGCGAACTCCTATCTCTTCCAGGACTTCGTCCCGCCCTACGACGCGACCCCGGTGGCCAGGCTGAAGGCGGCCGGCGCGATCGTGCTCGGCAAGACCCAGATGGGCCCGCTCGCCACCACCCGCGCGACCAGCCCGGACGGCCGGATCACCACGGTCAACGCGTGGACGCCGGGCAACGTCGCCACCGACCCGGGCGGCTCCTCCACCGGCACCGCCACCTCGGTCGCGAGCCGGATGGCCGCCTCCGGAACCGGCACCCAGACCGGCGGCTCGATCACCGCGCCGTCCAACGCCCAGAACCTCACCGGCCTCAAGCCCACGATGGGCCGGGTCTCGCTGGCCGGGATCATCCCGCTCAGCTACACGCGTGACCATCCCGGCCCCCTCGCCCGCGACGCCAAGGACGCCGCGATCATGCTGACCGCCATGGCCGGCGAGGACTCCGCCGACCCCCGTACGCAGGGCCTTCCCCCGCTGCCGGACCTGATCGCCGCGGCGACGCCGGTCTTCTCGAAGGGCAAGTGCCGCGCCCGCCGCCGCACCAGGATCGGTGTGCTCCCGGGGTACGCGTCGACGACCACGCGCCAGGCCTTCCTCGCCAAGCTGGACGGCATCGACGGATTCGAACTGGTCGACGTTCCCTTCCCGGACCAGTGGGACCTGCTCACCGGCAACGAGTTCAACAACGTGCGCCTGCCCGAGCGCAGTGAGCCGTTCATGCCGTACCTCCGCAGCGACCTGCGTGGCTTCGGCGTCTCGGTGACCGGCTGGCTGCAGGGCGCCCTGCTCGGCGCGAACGAGTTCATCACCGGCCAGCGCGCCAAGCTGCTGCTGCTCGAACGCGTCCTCGACCAGGTCTTCGAGAAGTGCGACGTGGTCGTGCAGACCAGCCCGGTGCCGTTCGACATCCTCGGCCTCCCCGAGATCGGTTTCCCCATCGGTTTCTCCGCCGCCGGCGTCCCGGTCGGCACGATCCTCGGCGGCGCGCCTTACGAGGAGGACACGCTGCTGTCGGTGGTGGCCGCATATCAGGCGGTCACGGACTGGCACTGGAAGCGCCCGGCCGACCCGGTCGTCCCGGCCGCTGCCGCCCGCGCTCTCAAGACCACCGCTGACCGCGGGCGCCTCACCGCGGACGACGTGGTCGACCAGATGCAGTGA
- a CDS encoding GntR family transcriptional regulator: MTTPPTPIRSADRADVVHDRLREAILSAELRPNHRLVEKEIADWLEVSRTPVREALFRLVQEGLVVQRKGWVVRDHTPVEILEIMEARSGVEAHAAFLAAQRITEPALRQLDELIETMEDDSISRLKLNELNNAFHDIITDAATNAVVAQLHRRTKINYWNLNQPVVFTPSDDEIVNTQHRQLVAALRAGDGDTAARVAREHVENTARIIKAALGIR; encoded by the coding sequence ATGACCACTCCGCCTACCCCGATCCGCAGCGCCGACCGCGCCGACGTGGTGCACGACCGGCTCCGCGAGGCCATCCTCTCCGCCGAGCTGCGCCCGAACCACCGGCTCGTGGAGAAGGAGATCGCCGACTGGCTGGAGGTCAGCCGCACCCCGGTCCGGGAGGCCCTGTTCCGCCTCGTGCAGGAAGGTCTCGTCGTCCAGCGCAAGGGCTGGGTGGTCCGCGACCACACGCCCGTCGAGATCCTCGAGATCATGGAGGCCCGCTCGGGCGTAGAGGCACACGCCGCGTTCCTGGCCGCCCAGCGCATCACCGAACCGGCCCTGCGACAGCTGGACGAGCTGATCGAGACGATGGAGGACGACTCGATCTCCCGCCTCAAACTCAACGAGCTCAACAACGCCTTCCACGACATCATCACCGACGCCGCCACCAACGCGGTCGTGGCCCAGCTCCACCGCCGAACCAAAATCAACTACTGGAACCTGAACCAGCCCGTGGTCTTCACCCCCTCCGACGACGAGATCGTCAACACCCAGCACCGCCAGTTGGTAGCCGCGCTGCGAGCAGGCGACGGCGACACCGCCGCACGAGTCGCCCGCGAACACGTGGAGAACACCGCCCGCATCATCAAGGCCGCCCTCGGCATCCGATGA
- a CDS encoding LacI family DNA-binding transcriptional regulator, which translates to MTRNGRAPSVKDVAAAAGVSLGTVSNVLNRPAVVSTSTRERVERAMAELGFVRNESARQLRAGTSRALAYVMLDGGNPFFHDVAEGIETAAEDADLSLFVCNSSGRGDREAKHLDRLVQQRVQGILITPVDPDAPHLTEVGQRGIPFVMVDRLSRAGDHCSVSVDDVLGGRIAVEHLIDRGHQRVAFVGGPSNIGQVRERLQGAREVWAEFGLPEEDLINLPTEALTVSEGRSAGERLAGLPSRRRPTAAFCANDLLALGLLQHAVTAGLRVPDDLAIVGFDDIDFAAAAAVPLTSVRQPRQELGRTAARLVLDEATNPDHVHEQASFVPALVARASTGLIRRS; encoded by the coding sequence TTGACGCGCAACGGCCGCGCCCCCTCGGTCAAGGATGTCGCCGCGGCCGCGGGTGTCTCACTCGGCACGGTGTCGAACGTGCTCAACCGCCCCGCCGTGGTCAGCACTTCCACCCGCGAGCGGGTCGAGCGCGCCATGGCCGAGCTGGGCTTCGTCCGCAACGAGTCCGCCCGCCAGCTTCGCGCCGGCACCAGCCGCGCATTAGCGTACGTCATGCTCGACGGCGGGAACCCGTTCTTCCACGACGTGGCGGAGGGTATCGAGACGGCGGCCGAGGACGCCGACCTCTCGCTGTTCGTCTGCAACAGCAGCGGCCGGGGCGACCGCGAGGCGAAACACCTCGACCGGCTCGTCCAGCAGCGCGTCCAGGGCATCCTGATCACGCCGGTCGACCCGGACGCTCCGCACCTGACCGAAGTCGGTCAGCGGGGCATCCCGTTCGTCATGGTCGACCGGTTGAGCCGGGCCGGCGACCACTGCTCGGTATCGGTCGACGACGTGCTCGGCGGCCGGATCGCCGTGGAGCACCTGATCGATCGCGGTCATCAGCGGGTCGCGTTCGTGGGCGGGCCGTCGAACATCGGCCAGGTGCGCGAGCGGTTGCAGGGTGCCCGGGAGGTGTGGGCGGAGTTCGGGCTGCCGGAAGAGGACCTGATCAACCTGCCCACCGAGGCGCTGACCGTCAGCGAGGGGCGCTCGGCAGGCGAGCGGCTGGCCGGGCTGCCCAGCAGGCGGCGGCCGACGGCGGCGTTCTGTGCCAACGATCTGCTGGCGCTCGGACTGCTGCAGCACGCGGTGACCGCCGGCCTGCGGGTGCCGGATGACCTGGCGATCGTCGGGTTCGACGACATCGACTTCGCTGCCGCGGCGGCGGTCCCGCTGACGTCGGTGCGGCAGCCTCGGCAGGAGCTGGGGCGTACCGCGGCTCGGCTTGTCCTTGATGAGGCCACCAATCCGGATCATGTGCATGAGCAGGCTTCGTTCGTGCCGGCTCTGGTGGCGCGGGCTTCCACCGGGCTGATCCGGCGGTCCTGA
- a CDS encoding alpha/beta fold hydrolase produces the protein MAGRTYLLVPGAGGNGWIWHLVAERLRAGGHQAITVDLPGADERAGLSGYAEVIVESAGKEGIDGDFGGELVVVAHSMGGLSAPLAVDRLPVSRIVLVNAMIPAPGETGGDWWGNTGQEEARRSADRAGGRDPDGPFDLGVYFFHDVPADLAAYALAHDQPQSETPFAMPWPLAAWPDVPTRVLAGADERFFPVEFQERVARERLGLGVERLPGGHLMPLSRPDELTKALLS, from the coding sequence ATGGCTGGCCGTACCTATCTGCTCGTCCCCGGTGCCGGTGGCAACGGGTGGATCTGGCATCTGGTTGCTGAGCGGCTTCGGGCCGGCGGGCATCAGGCGATCACTGTCGACCTGCCCGGGGCCGACGAGCGGGCGGGGCTGAGCGGCTACGCCGAGGTGATCGTCGAATCGGCCGGGAAAGAGGGCATCGATGGGGACTTCGGCGGTGAGCTGGTCGTCGTCGCTCATTCGATGGGTGGGCTGAGTGCTCCGCTGGCGGTGGACCGGCTGCCGGTGTCGCGGATCGTGCTGGTCAACGCGATGATCCCGGCCCCGGGGGAGACCGGCGGGGACTGGTGGGGGAACACCGGGCAGGAAGAGGCCCGGCGGTCGGCGGACCGGGCCGGTGGGCGGGATCCGGACGGGCCGTTCGATCTCGGGGTCTACTTCTTCCATGACGTGCCGGCGGACCTTGCGGCGTACGCACTGGCGCATGATCAGCCGCAGTCCGAGACGCCGTTCGCGATGCCGTGGCCGCTGGCTGCCTGGCCGGACGTGCCGACGCGGGTGCTGGCCGGCGCCGACGAGCGGTTCTTCCCCGTCGAGTTCCAGGAGCGGGTCGCCCGGGAACGGCTCGGGCTCGGCGTCGAGCGGCTGCCCGGTGGTCATCTGATGCCGCTGAGCCGGCCGGATGAGCTGACGAAGGCGCTGCTCTCGTGA
- a CDS encoding DUF72 domain-containing protein, with protein MWNLKSWQGRFLPHPATPGERLRAYASWCNAVEGNTTFYAIPARETVAGWAADVPGSFEFVLKIPKIVTHERRLVDADEPLGAFFDAIEPLVSRTLWIQLPGSFGPEEMHVLGRFLRRMPAGNRWVVEVRHPEFFAAPQRLEEMLTHFDAEWVPFDTTTFFASPPTSDAERDAWMKKPRMPFRDRALTARPIVRYLGRDASERTIEGWQKWVRTVADWLREGRSPTVFIHTPDNADAPELCRRFHAEVRALVPALEPLPEPLPLPAPEEPLTLF; from the coding sequence ATGTGGAATCTCAAGTCGTGGCAGGGACGGTTCCTGCCGCATCCGGCCACGCCCGGGGAACGGCTGCGCGCCTACGCGAGCTGGTGCAACGCGGTCGAGGGGAACACCACGTTCTATGCGATTCCGGCGAGGGAGACCGTTGCCGGATGGGCTGCCGACGTACCGGGAAGCTTTGAATTCGTTCTGAAGATCCCGAAGATCGTGACGCACGAACGGCGCCTCGTGGATGCGGACGAACCGCTGGGCGCGTTCTTCGACGCCATTGAGCCGCTCGTTTCCCGTACCCTCTGGATCCAGTTGCCCGGGTCGTTCGGGCCGGAGGAAATGCACGTGCTCGGCCGATTCCTCCGCCGGATGCCCGCAGGGAATCGGTGGGTCGTCGAAGTGCGCCACCCCGAATTCTTCGCGGCGCCGCAACGACTCGAGGAAATGCTCACCCATTTCGACGCGGAATGGGTGCCGTTCGATACGACGACGTTCTTCGCCTCGCCTCCGACCAGCGACGCCGAGCGTGACGCGTGGATGAAGAAGCCGCGCATGCCGTTCCGTGATCGGGCGCTCACCGCCCGGCCCATCGTGCGCTATCTGGGGCGGGACGCGTCCGAGCGTACGATCGAAGGCTGGCAGAAATGGGTGCGAACCGTGGCGGACTGGCTGCGGGAAGGCCGTTCGCCGACGGTGTTCATCCATACGCCCGACAATGCCGACGCGCCCGAACTGTGCCGGCGTTTCCACGCCGAGGTGCGGGCGCTGGTTCCGGCGCTCGAGCCACTGCCGGAACCGCTGCCGCTGCCGGCGCCCGAGGAACCCCTGACCCTGTTCTGA
- a CDS encoding endonuclease NucS domain-containing protein produces the protein MPMELGLWRVDGEPVRLSPVGVPLEKTLEDLIERDPDILGEPLMIIGRQVPTAHGKILDLLAVDGSGVLHAIELKRDRTPREATAQALDYGSWVRTLTHDDVLDLFALYRPESSFEQAFADRFGVAPPEEINTAHRLTIVASDMDPATERIISYLAGYQVPINVALFRYFRDGERAYLARTWLLPDVEGTDAVTPRRTGVRETWNGQDWYVAFGEESGIRSWADARTYGFVSAGGGEWYSRSLRALPIGGRIFVYIPKSGYVAVGMVAGEAATFDDAVLTVDGAPRKMTELTLKARYRHAAAGPDTDEYIVPVTWIKTVDAAVWEKGLFANQNSACKLRNRFTLETLARRFGLDD, from the coding sequence ATGCCGATGGAACTCGGACTGTGGCGTGTGGACGGCGAACCGGTGCGGCTCAGCCCGGTCGGCGTGCCGCTGGAGAAGACCCTCGAAGATCTGATCGAGCGGGATCCGGACATCCTCGGCGAGCCTCTGATGATCATCGGGAGGCAGGTGCCCACCGCGCACGGCAAGATCCTGGACCTGCTCGCGGTGGACGGCAGTGGCGTTCTGCACGCGATCGAGCTCAAGCGTGATCGCACGCCGCGTGAGGCGACCGCGCAGGCGCTCGACTACGGCTCGTGGGTGCGGACGCTCACCCACGACGACGTTCTCGACCTGTTCGCGCTGTACCGGCCGGAGTCGAGCTTCGAGCAGGCGTTCGCCGACCGGTTCGGTGTCGCTCCTCCGGAGGAGATCAACACTGCGCACCGGCTGACCATCGTCGCCAGTGACATGGATCCGGCGACCGAGAGGATCATCAGCTACCTGGCGGGCTATCAGGTGCCGATCAACGTCGCCTTGTTCCGCTACTTCCGGGACGGTGAGCGGGCGTATCTCGCGCGGACCTGGCTGCTGCCGGATGTCGAGGGCACTGATGCCGTGACGCCACGGCGGACAGGTGTGCGGGAGACGTGGAACGGGCAGGACTGGTACGTCGCCTTCGGCGAGGAGTCGGGTATCCGGTCCTGGGCCGACGCCCGGACCTACGGGTTCGTCTCGGCCGGTGGTGGCGAGTGGTACAGCCGGTCGCTGCGGGCGTTGCCGATCGGCGGCCGGATCTTCGTGTACATCCCGAAGAGCGGATACGTGGCCGTCGGCATGGTCGCCGGTGAGGCTGCCACCTTCGACGACGCGGTGCTGACCGTCGACGGTGCGCCGCGGAAGATGACGGAGCTGACGCTGAAGGCCCGGTATCGGCACGCCGCGGCCGGGCCGGATACGGACGAGTACATCGTTCCGGTCACCTGGATCAAGACGGTGGACGCCGCGGTCTGGGAGAAGGGTCTGTTCGCGAATCAGAACTCGGCCTGCAAGCTGCGCAATCGATTCACGCTGGAGACGCTGGCGCGGCGGTTCGGGCTGGACGACTGA
- a CDS encoding dienelactone hydrolase family protein, with translation MRALFASLAAAAAILVAPAQALAANPYERGPAPTNASIEASRGSFAIAQTTVARQTGFGGGTIYYPTTTTAGTFGAIAISPGFTATQSSIAWLGPRLASQGFVVITINTLSTLDQPDSRGTQLLAALDYLTRTSSVRTRIDAARLGVMGHSMGGGGSLAAARTRPALQAAVPMTPWHGTKSWSTVRVPTMIIGAENDTVAPVSSHAEPFYTSMSSAPEKAYLEVNNATHSAPTEGGNVTVAKYALSWLKRFIDDDTRYDQFLCPAPSASTIEEYRATCPHA, from the coding sequence ATGAGAGCACTGTTCGCATCCCTCGCCGCGGCCGCAGCCATCCTGGTCGCACCGGCACAGGCCCTCGCCGCCAACCCGTACGAACGCGGTCCCGCCCCCACCAACGCCAGCATCGAGGCAAGCCGCGGTTCGTTCGCCATCGCGCAGACCACGGTGGCCCGCCAGACCGGCTTCGGTGGCGGCACCATCTACTACCCGACCACGACGACCGCCGGCACGTTCGGCGCGATCGCCATCTCCCCCGGATTCACCGCGACCCAGTCGAGCATCGCCTGGCTCGGCCCCCGCCTGGCCTCGCAGGGCTTCGTGGTGATCACCATCAACACGCTCAGCACCCTGGACCAGCCGGACAGCCGTGGCACGCAGCTGCTGGCCGCGCTGGACTATCTGACCAGGACCAGCTCGGTGCGTACCCGCATCGACGCCGCCCGCCTCGGCGTCATGGGCCACTCGATGGGCGGCGGCGGCAGTCTCGCGGCGGCCCGTACCCGCCCGGCGCTGCAGGCCGCAGTGCCGATGACCCCCTGGCACGGCACCAAGTCCTGGTCGACCGTCCGCGTCCCCACCATGATCATCGGCGCCGAGAACGACACCGTGGCGCCGGTCTCCTCGCACGCCGAGCCGTTCTACACGAGCATGTCGAGCGCCCCCGAGAAGGCCTACCTGGAGGTCAACAACGCCACCCACTCGGCACCGACCGAGGGCGGCAACGTGACCGTGGCGAAGTACGCCCTCTCCTGGCTCAAGCGCTTCATCGACGACGACACCCGCTACGACCAGTTCCTCTGCCCGGCCCCTTCCGCCTCCACGATCGAGGAGTACCGCGCCACCTGCCCGCACGCCTAG
- a CDS encoding RNA ligase RtcB family protein, whose product MSVTVFAGEGSWIESSAITQCHQVAALDGMIHVAGMPDLHPGKGAPIGAAMTSRVLYPFLVGSDIGCGIAVFPIALKKVVPERLASRFPDLDVPVEPSSALPLGYSDGFGTVGRGNHFVELARVESPDGGHVLIVHSGSRGLGERILRAHTESHGAGPAPDPAAYLEQHDAAVRWGSLNRRALADRVADALGADLGEPIVDVCHNSVEIRDGLYLHRKGAAPGDGRDVLIAGTRGTRSYLVAAHAGPDAGYSVAHGAGRKMSRADALKRGKAKHTVEGLRRTPVGSIVVCGDRQLLFEEAPTAYKRIEQVIGDLEAFGLATAVFTTVPVITFKTAEKRAAPAGSRAGRPRRAGA is encoded by the coding sequence TTGTCTGTCACCGTCTTCGCGGGTGAGGGCAGCTGGATCGAGTCCAGCGCCATCACTCAATGTCACCAGGTCGCTGCCCTCGACGGCATGATCCACGTCGCCGGCATGCCCGACCTCCATCCCGGCAAGGGCGCCCCGATCGGCGCCGCCATGACGTCGCGCGTGCTGTACCCGTTCCTCGTCGGCTCGGACATCGGCTGCGGCATCGCGGTCTTCCCGATCGCGTTGAAGAAGGTCGTTCCGGAACGTCTGGCCAGCCGTTTTCCGGATCTCGACGTGCCGGTGGAGCCGTCCTCCGCGTTGCCGCTCGGCTACTCCGACGGCTTCGGGACGGTCGGCCGGGGCAACCATTTCGTGGAACTGGCGCGGGTCGAGTCGCCGGACGGCGGCCACGTGCTGATCGTCCACAGCGGCTCACGCGGCCTCGGCGAACGCATCCTCCGCGCGCACACCGAGAGTCACGGTGCCGGTCCGGCCCCGGATCCCGCCGCCTATCTGGAGCAGCACGACGCGGCGGTCCGCTGGGGCAGCCTCAACCGGCGCGCCCTGGCCGACCGCGTGGCCGACGCACTCGGTGCCGATCTCGGCGAGCCGATCGTGGACGTCTGCCACAACTCCGTGGAGATCCGCGACGGGCTCTACCTGCACCGCAAGGGCGCCGCGCCCGGCGACGGCCGGGACGTGCTGATCGCCGGCACCCGGGGCACGCGGTCGTACCTGGTCGCCGCGCACGCCGGGCCCGACGCCGGCTATTCGGTCGCGCACGGCGCCGGCCGCAAGATGTCGCGGGCCGACGCCCTCAAGCGAGGGAAGGCCAAGCACACCGTGGAGGGTCTGCGGCGCACGCCGGTCGGCTCGATCGTGGTCTGCGGCGACCGTCAGCTGCTGTTCGAGGAGGCGCCGACCGCGTACAAGCGGATCGAGCAGGTGATCGGCGATCTTGAAGCGTTCGGCCTGGCCACGGCGGTTTTCACCACGGTTCCGGTGATCACTTTCAAGACGGCCGAAAAGCGCGCAGCTCCGGCAGGGTCCCGGGCAGGCCGGCCCAGACGAGCGGGCGCATGA